The following are encoded together in the Lepidochelys kempii isolate rLepKem1 chromosome 7, rLepKem1.hap2, whole genome shotgun sequence genome:
- the PARP3 gene encoding protein mono-ADP-ribosyltransferase PARP3 isoform X4, with product MRSALREGDGSVGLARRSSSSTPSLQRNSRRGEVGQSKLSPFPSLEAAKKDFEKKFREKTKNSWAERENFVAHPGKYTLIEVQHGAEEEQEVTVKVDSVDGGKRTKQRTLPCSLDKATQELVSLIFSNDMFKEAMQTMNIDVKKMPLGKLSKQQIAKGFEALEAIEMALQEQPLPGKQLEELSSRFYTIIPHSFGRSRPPTINKQEIVQAKKDMLLVLADIELAQSLQAQKEKEEEEVKVEVEEVPHPLDKDYELLKCELTLVDPASEDYQVIQTYVEKTGSSHRKVKILNIWKVKREGEGERMKAHDHLENRRLLWHGTNVAVVAAILKSGLRIMPHSGGRVGKGLYFASENGKSMGYVSCTSQRIGIMFLNEVALGKEHRITQDDSSLCEAPPGYDSVIACGKTEPDPACDRELKMEGRKVLVPQGKPIPVAKYRNSYFSQSEYLIYRESQCQIRYLLQLRL from the exons GGGGAGGTGGGGCAGTCGAAGCTcagccccttcccttccctggaaGCTGCCAAGAAGGACTTTGAGAAGAAGTTCCGGGAGAAGACCAAGAACAGCTGGGCTGAGCGGGAGAACTTCGTGGCCCACCCTGGCAAGTACACCCTGATCGAGGTGCAGCACGGGGCcgaggaggagcaggaggtgaCCGTGAAG gTGGACAGCGTGGATGGAGGGAAGCGCACCAAGCAGAGGACgctgccctgcagcctggacaAGGCCACCCAGGAGCTGGTCTCACTCATCTTCAGCAATGACATGTTCAAAGAGGCCATGCAGACCATGAATATCG ACGTGAAGAAGATGCCGCTGGGGAAGCTGAGCAAGCAGCAGATCGCCAAGGGCTTCGAGGCCCTGGAGGCCATTGAGATGGCTCTGCAGGAGCAGCCGCTGCCTGGCAAGCAACTGGAGGAGCTGTCGTCCCGCTTCTACACCATCATTCCCCACAGCTTCGGCCGCTCCAGGCCCCCCACCATAAACAAGCAGGAGATAGTCCAGGCCAAGAAGGACATGCTGCTG GTGCTGGCAGACATTGAACTGGCCCAGAGCCTGCAGGCGcagaaggagaaggaggaagaggaggtgaaGGTGGAGGTGGAGGAAGTGCCTCACCCACTGGACAAGGACTATGAGCTTCTGAAGTGTGAGCTCACCCTGGTGGACCCGGCGTCGGAGGATTATCAG GTGATCCAGACCTACGTAGAGAAGACCGGGTCGAGCCACCGGAAGGTCAAGATCCTGAACATCTGGAAGgtgaagagggagggagag GGCGAGCGCATGAAGGCTCACGACCACTTGGAGAACCGGCGCCTGCTATGGCACGGCACCAACGTGGCTGTTGTCGCCGCCATCCTGAAGAGCGGCCTGCGCATCATGCCGCACTCCGGCGGGCGTGTGGGCAAGGGGCTTTACTTCGCCTCCGAGAATGGCAAGTCGATGGGATACG TGAGCTGCACCTCCCAGCGGATCGGGATCATGTTCCTCAACGAGGTGGCCCTAGGCAAGGAGCATCGGATCACCCAGGACGACTCATCGTTGTGCGAGGCCCCCCCGGGGTACGACAGTGTGATCGCCTGCGGCAAGACTGAGCCAG ACCCTGCTTGTGACCGGGAGCTGAAGATGGAGGGCAGGAAGGTGCTGGTGCCACAGGGGAAGCCCATCCCAGTGGCCAAGTACCGGAATTCCTACTTCAGCCAGAGCGAGTACCTGATCTACCGGGAGAGCCAGTGCCAGATCCGTTACCTGCTCCAGCTCCGCCTCTGA